The following DNA comes from Leptospira stimsonii.
TAAAAGAAGAAATCAGCCGGGATCAAAATGTGGGAGTCGGTTTGCTCGAAGCTGTCGTTCTGATCAGCTTTGCTGGAATTTTATTCTACGCGGTTTAAGAAGAATCAAAAGATTTCTCTCGATGTGTAAAGTTTCCATTCCAAGTGGTAGACTTTTCGGATTCCGAACTCGAAGGCTTCTTTTAGAATTTTGATTCTTTCTTCGTTTGAAATTTGATCGATGCTACCGATATCTTTCATCGTATTTAAAATTTCCGAACTCAATTCTCCGAAGATATATTTATGATTGGCGTGAAACGGTTTCAGATCTCTTTCTTGAAATCCGCGAAGAGCTCCAACTACGGAAGAGAATACGATTTGTTTTGCGAGTTGTTCTTCGGGAAGTGTTACTAGACGAATCGCACCGATTACCTCGGAATAAGGAAGCGCTCCGGAATTTTTAGGGAGTAGAGAAAGATCGGTCTTAGGAAATTTGATTCTTTCGGATAATTCTTTTTGCATACTTCTTCTATATCAAATTTATGATCGAAAGTAAAGAATTAATTTCCGAACTATCTCCTTTGATTGAAGAATGCGGATTCGACTTCTATGGAATCAGTGAAGCCGTGATCCCGGAAACGGATCGGAAGAATATCCTTACTTGGGTGCAAGAAGGCAAACATGGTAAGATGGATTGGTATCCTAAGAACATGGATCTGCGTCTCCATTTTAAGAATCTGGGATTCGAACCAAAGTCCGTTATTGCGCTCGGTACTCTTTATAACGACCTAGATTATGATACAATTTCCAAAACGATGTCATTTCGGTTTTCCCGATATGCGATCGGAGAGGACTATCATCGAGTTATCAGAAGAATGGCGAATCCCTTGCTCCAAGAACTAAGAAAAAAATTTCCGTCGAATCAATTCCGTCAAGGTGTGGATTCTCTTCCGATATCGGAAAAGGTCTTAGCAAGAGAAGCCGGACTTGGTTGGCAAGCGAAGAATACGAATCTCATACATCCCGAATTTGGATCCTATTTTTTTATCAGTGTCATTCTTACCGATCTTCCTATTTCTGTGGCAAAGATCCCAGTTAAAGATCGATGTGGAACTTGCAACGCTTGTATTGATGCCTGTCCAACAAACGCTCTCGCTCCGTACCAAATCGACGCCGGAAAATGTATCTCACATCATACTTTGGAGGATCGCTCCGAGAAGATTCCGAACACGTTTGGCTGGATCGCCGGTTGTGATATTTGTCAGGACGTTTGTCCTTGGAATCAAGTGAAGGCTCGTAAGAAAGGGATTCAAACCGGGAGGGAAGAATTGAAGTCAAGGCCGATATTCAAGGAAAGTCCCGAATCCATTTTAGATCTAGATCAAGATGGCTTTGAAAGTATCTTTGGGGATTCGGCGATTTCCAGGATGAATTTCAAAATGTTCCGGAGAAACGTAGAACTCGCGAAAGAATGGGCTTTGAAAAATAAAACGTTTTGAGTTTTCTATTTCGGATTTTGCAACCGATTTATTTGAAAGGTGGTATTTGTTCCGACGAACCGTCGGTTGTCGAAACAATTCGTTGAAGATTGTAATTCGAACTTTGAATACGGAGCCAGAGTCTTTGAGAATATGAGACTTTTAAAAACTAAAATGTGGGAACTCTTACGAAAGAATGGAATGAAAAACCGGGTTGAAGGTTTGCGATGGCCCTTCCGGGACTGAATTTGTAAGAACTCACACATAGGATTGAAATTGAAAAAGAATTCCTTTTTGTTCCCTATAAACTTTTTAAAGAGACAATTTCTTTCCACGTAAATTTCATCCCAAAATCGAAAAAGTAGGACCTCACACTTTCTTGGAAGAACTAAAGCGCGACTCGAAATTTATCTCTAAGTCGTTACGGTATTGCTTTGTGGGAACTCACACAGAGATTTGAAATTTAAAAATGAATTCCTATTCTTTCTCGAAGCGTTTCAAAGAAGAAGTTTCGTTTCTTTCGATCGAACCTGTCCCTTTTATTTCGAATTTTTGTTTTTCTTTACGCTCTTTTTTAGAGAGACACAATATATTTTATAATATTCTAATAAAATGGTATGAGCGATGGAAAGTGCGTTCTTCAAAGGAACTTCTTTAGGATCGAAATGCCACTCAAGATATAAACCGTCGAACAATGCGATGAAAAGAGAGGCTTTAAAAGAGAAGATGTAGATTTAGGTTTTCCTAAATCGAAGACCGTCTCGGAAAATCTTATACATCTCGTAGACATTTTTCGAACCTTGGAATTCGAAGGTTCATTCAGGATGAGAGTAAAAAATTTATTCGCCTCCGAATCCTCTAGAACGAATTCAGTATATTTTTCGAACAATCACGGAAGTGGTCCTTCTCCCTTTGCAAGACCTTCTCATAATGATTCCTCCATTTCGAGAAAGAGTCTGTCGACGAGCTCGATTGCAAGAAGTTCTCTCGAACCGAATTGCCAGAGAATCCTGCTCTTCGCCGTACCAGAATCCTCGAAATGACGATTCAAACTCGTATTCATGATTCCGTGAATCGAAACAAGATACCTGAAGTCCGAGAGTAATTTGTCCTCTCGAGGTTCTTCCCACATTCCCCAGGTTTATTCCAAGATTCTAATATTTTTTAGTCGGCGACTAGACAGAAGGCCGTGATTGTAGAACTCGGATCCACGGAAGAGGATGTGGGAAACAAAGAAGAATCGCTTATTATATAGAGATTTTGTTCCTTGAACACGGTGTGAACTATCGACTAAGGAAGTTTTCGGATCCGAACCCATTCCATAACCGCAACTCGGATGTGGAGCCGCCATCAAGGAAGTCACCGGATCGAGAGGAAGCGAATCGATCTTGTACAATTCGGATTTTGAGCGAATTGTCAAGGATGTCGAATTCGGAATCAACACTTCCTTAGTCCCCGCTTCCAGATTGAGTAAAACCTGCTTTTTGTATGTATCTTGCATCGTTTTTTTGTGAGCCGCTCGAAGGATTAATTTACGTTCCTTCTTTTTTCTTTTACGCGGACGTTTCCCAGCTCCGTTTTTATGTCGTCGCAACCAAACGATCGTTCCGCCCTGTTTCGGTAAATTCTCCGTATAACGCGCGTGTTGTCCTCAGAATCCGGAAATCGCCGTGCGATCGCTCCGAAAAAGGAGGTATGCGAACGGACTTTTTAGGAAGTCTCCCGAATTCTTTTTGAGAATGGAGGGTTTTGTTCTGGATCGTTTGTTTTTTTCCGTAAAAGGGAGTCGAAAGTCATAAATAGAAATTTATTTCCTAAAAAGTGATTTCAAAAATCCGGATTTTCGGATAAATTTTATATCCCTTAAGTGCTTGAGGAGGCGGTTGGCATATGAATTCTCACTTTGGATCTCGAGAAAGCCATCCTCCCATCTTTCACACGAATAAGTTCGGGGAATTTCTATCTTCGAATCCTCAGTTTCTGACTTTTTTAGAATTAGAATCAACCGAAGACAATACAACCATCTTCTCAGAATCCGATTCCGAAATCTTTGCCGAATTCGCAAAGAATGCCTTCGAGGACAAGGTCATCGTTTCTGTGGACTTTCGGATTCCCTCCGGCTTTATCAAACGCAGGTCCGTTTTTATTCGAAAGATCATACAAAGTGAGGAGGTGTTGGAAATCGAAGGAGTCGTTCTCCCCGAAATTCCGAAAGCGAAAAGGGCAAGGGGAAAAAAGACGATCGCCGTGAATCGATCCTATTTGATTCGAAACGAGGTGAACCAATGGATCTTACGGTCCAAATCCGTTCAAGAACTCTACGACGGAGTCTGTAGAATTCTCAAAGCCGAAGAAAATTTCGGTTTTGTTTGCTTCGGATCCGTAGAATCTAGAAAAAATATAATATTCCAAGTTTCTTATGCGGGTGAAGATGCCTTTTTTTTGAACACGGACTCGAAAACGATGAATTTAGGACCCGGGATCAAAGTTTTGAAGACCGGTCAACCGCTGATCATTGAAGATATCCAAAACGAGGTTGATTTTGATCAATGGAAAGAAGCCTGTCTCCGGTTCGGATATCAATCGATGGGAGTTTTTCCGGTCTTTTTGTTAAGCGAATTGATTTCAGTGCTTTGTATCTTTTCGAAAGAGAAATATTATTTTTTAGAGGATGAAGCCGGGATTTATATAGAAATCGTAAAGGACTTGGCCTTGGGTCTAAAAAACATCCGAGAGAGCGAGCAAAGATTCCTAGCTGTCAACGCGTTACGCGAAAGCGACGAGAGATTTCAAGCTATTTTCGAAACAGTCGTGGATGCGATCATCATGATCACACCGAACGGTTCAATTCTTATGTTCAATACCGCCGCTGAAAAAATGTTCGGATATTCTTTTACGGAAGTCGTAGGAAAGAATGTGAATTTGCTGATGCCCGAACCGTATCACTCGGAACACGACGATTATTTAAAACGATATAGGGAAACCCGTGAGAAAAAGATCATAGGAATCGGTCGTGAGGTAGTCGGCCTGAGAAAGGACGGAACTACGTTTCCGATCGAACTCGCGGTTTCCGAATTCTTCCAGAATCAAGTGCAATACTTCGTGGGAGTCATTCGTGACATGAGCGCGAGAAAGAAGTCCGAGAACGATCTGAGGGAAAAAACTTGGGCCTTGGAGGAGTTGAATCGAAGTCTTGAGGCAAGAGTGGATTCCGAAATCCAGAAACGAAGAGAACAGGAAAAGACGATGATCGTTCGATCCAGACTCGCCGATATGGGCGAAATGATAGGGAATATCGCCCATCAGTGGAGACAGCCACTGAATGTGATCGCTCTTTGTGTTCAAGACCTATCGTATGCTTTCGAAGACGGAGAACTCGACGAGGAATATATAAGCGATTCCACAAAAAAGATTATGAATTTGGTGGAACAGATGTCCGGGACCATCGACGATTTTCGGAATTATTTCCGTCCGAATAAAACAAAGGAAAAATTCTCCTTAAAGTCCTTGATCCAAAAATCTTTCTCTCTCGTGTCCGAAAGTTTAAAAAATCAAAATATTAGTATTTACTTTAATCCTAATGAAGATTATGAGGTATTCGGTTTCCCTAATGAATTCTCGCAGGTGATCCTGAATATAATTGCAAATTCAAGGGATGCGATCATGGAATCACAACCCACCGATCCATCTATCCACGTCGATATTCGAAAAGAAGGAGATAGGAAAATGGTCACGATCAGAGATAACGGCGGGGGAATCGAAGCATCGGCCTTGGAAAAACTATTTCAGCCGTACTTTACGACTAAGGATCAAGGTAAGGGAACCGGCATCGGTCTTTATATGTCCAAATCAATCATTGAGAATAATATGGGTGGAAAGATACAAGCGTACAATTCGGAAGAGGGCGCGGTAATGGTAATAGAGCTTCCATGAAACGAATCGCATTAAAAATTCTTTATATAGAAGACGAAGAATTGATCCGAGTGATGATGGTTCGATTCTTAGAACGTTTTTTGACATCCGTTCGTTCCGCGGAAAACGGAAAAGTAGGTTGGGATGTGTTCCTTGAGTACCAACCGGATGTCGTTATTACAGATATCAAGATGCCGCTGTTAGACGGCATCGAACTCACAAAAAAAATTAGGGAACACGATTTGAATATTCCGATTGCCGCGATGACCGCATTTTCAGAACCTGAGATAATCGAGGAAGCTCGTAGAGCGGGAGCGAACGAAGTCTTTATCAAGCCGGTTAACGTGGAAAGGATAAAGGAGCTTCTGCTTACATATGAAAAATAGAATATTTGTAATCCGACGATTGTCTTATAACTAAGGTCTTTAAGACCGAAAGGAGTCGGTCCCTTGTCCGAGAATGACGTTGCGCAAGCGGAAACGCAGAAAAATATTCAGAGAGAATTGACTCTCGAAATCGATACAAACTACGCGGTCGAAATCGCCGAAGACATCTACTGGATCGGATTCTACGATCAAAAAGAATCCCTCCATTGTAACCCCTACATGATCAAAAACGGCGATAGCACCATTTTGATCGACCCAGGCTCCATTCCTGACTTCCCAGTCGTAGCCCGAAAGGTATTTTCTCTCGTGGCGCCGAATTCCATAGAAACGATCATCTTACAACACCAGGATCCAGATCTTTGTGCCAACGTACCCATCTTTGAGGATTTAAGCGGAGACAGTCCCGTTCAGATCATCGCGGAAACCAGAACGGTATATTTGATCAAACACTACGGAGTAAAGGGAAGTGTGATTCGAATCGGAGACGAGTTGACTTATTTCTCGACGCCGAGCGGGCGAGAACTTCAATTTATCAGCACTCCATTCGCACATTCTCCGGGAGCGATGATAACCTTCGATATAAAGTCCAGAGTTCTTTTTACGAGCGATATTTTGGGCGGGTTGGGAAGAGAATGGTCTTTGTATCACGACGCAAAGGCATTGGACAACATGAAGGCATTCATGCAGGCATATATTCCATCTAATCTCGCTTTACGTTATGCGCTCTTGAAGATTTTGAGTTTTGACGCGGAAGTAATCGCGCCGCAACACGGACAAATCATTCGAAAAGAACAACTTCCAGCGATCATCGACGAACTCTGGAATCTACCTTGCGGTCTTGATCTGATCAAGGACGATTGGATTCAAAAAGCAAGAAAGGGTGAACTGCGTTGAACGAGTTAGCCGAATTCGCGAAGAATATCGCCCTCGGAACTCCCGAAGATATTATTCAAAGAGAGGAAGATTATTTTCGGGCGTTGAGTAGAATCGTACGTTATCGAAACAAGGAAGCTCTGACTCGGGAAATGATGAATCACATCGTAAACAGCGATCGAAACAGAATTCTCGAAGAGAAAAAAAAGGCGGACGTACTTTTACAGAATATTCTTCCGGAATATATGATCGAAGAACTGAAGCTAAAAGGAAAAGTTCGCCCGATCCAACACGAGAATGCGGTCGTCATTCTTACGGACTTTGTAGGTTTTTCCGATATCAGCCGTTATATGAGTCCGAACGAACTCTTAAAGGAACTTTCCATCTATTTCGATGAGTTTGAAAAAATCTGCACCCAACATAGGATCGAAAAGGTTAAGACGATCGGGGACGCGTTTCTCGCTGTAGGTGGGTTAGGCGGATATAAAAGAACAGCGAAGTTGGATTCTCTTCTCGCTTCCCTCAAGATGATGGAATATACGGAAAATCGAAAGAAAGAAAGAATGAAGAACGGAGAGGATGCCTGGGGTCTTCGGATCGCGATTCATTCCGGAACCCTCATCGCGGGAGTCGTCGGGCATACCAAGATAGCGTTCGATATCTGGGGCCATACGGTAAATCTAGCTTCCCGCATTGAAACGATCGGAGAGCCGGGAAAGATCACCGTTTCAAAATCCATCTACAACGACGTTAGGGACTACTTCGACTGTTCTTATGTGGGAATGAAAGAATTGAAAGGGGTCGGTTCCCACGATATTTACACGATCGATTCCATCAAAAAGAAATTAGCAAGTTCGGAATCCGTTTCGGTGCCCGGTCCGAATTTCGAAAAACTGTATCGAGCTTTGGAGAAAGGAAAACATATCATGTTGATGGACGGAAAATACCATATTTCCAATCCAAGCAGACCGGAGAAAATAAACGTCCTTACCAGAGATTAAAGGGACTCTCTTTCCACTAAAATAAATCGAATGAAATTTAAGAATCCCGTGAAAACAGGATTTACCTTCGTTCGACGTATAGTTCCATGTAAAGAAATCGATCTTCTTTACGACAGTGGAATTCAAAAAAGACCCAATCTCCCCAAATCTTCTTTTGAAACTGAGAAAATCCTTACTTTCCTGGTTTCAGAAAAACAAACGGAATCTACCCTTTCGACTCAACAAAAACGCCTATCGAATTTGGGTCAGCGAGATCATGCTCCAACAAACTCGGGTCGCGGCCATGCTTCCGATTTACGAAACGTTTTTGGCGCGATTTCCAAATCCTTCCGCCTTACAAAGCGCGTCCGAAGACGAGGTGATGAAATATTGGAAAGGACTCGGTTACTATTCCCGAGCTCGGAATTTAAAAAAGGGCGCGAGCCTTTTGGTTGAAAAATTTGCGGGAGAATTTCCGGAGAAGTATGAAGACGCCCTTTCGATACCGGGAGTGGGAAGTTATACCGCGTCGGCGGTTCTATCGATCGCCTACGGAAAACCATACGCGGTTCTGGACGGAAACGTAAAGCGTGTTTTATCCAGACTCTTTTTGATCGAACAAGATCCTGGACTCAATTCCACAAATCAACTTTTGGGAAACCTGGCTCAGGAATTTTTAACTCCGGAATCTCCTGGAGACCACAACGAAGCGATGATGGAGCTGGGAGCTTTGGTCTGCGTTCCCATTCCACTTTGTGGATCCTGTCCTTTGGCCGAACACTGCGAGGCAAAAATAGCAGGAAGGGAACGAGAAATTCCGGTTTCCAAATCGGTCGACAATTGGATCGATCTGGATCTGAATTTTCTATTCTTGAAATCGAAGGAAAGGCTTCTTCTACTAAAGTATCCAGGAAGAAGATTTTTTAAAACGATCTATTCGCTTCCGTTTCGAATGGAAGGAAAACACCCCTATGAAACGGATCCGATCGTAGAATCGTTGTTTGACGAATCGAAATTGAATATACATTCGAATCGAGTTCGACACTCCATCACAAATCATAGAATTCAACTCAGGTTCAGCGAACGATCCGAAGAAGATCGAACGTTGATCGAAAGAACCTTCTCCAAAAACGAGGACATACTTTTCAAATGGGTGCGAGAAGAAGATCTTAAGGAAGAATTTCCTTCTTCAATCGCGGGAAAGTTGATCAAACTCAAAAATAAAACGATAAAACAACCGGAACTTCCGGCGGGAAAAATATGAAAATCAGATCCACGAGCGCATTTGTAAAAGAACTTCAGAAACAAAAAGAACTCCTCATCATCGAAGAGGAAGTGGATCCGATTTTAGAATTGGCCGAAATTCAAAGAAGAGTCGTCGCCAAACGAGGTCCGGCCGTTCTATTTCAAAACGTAAAAGGTTCTCGGTTTTCCGTCGCGACCAATTTATACGGTTCGGAAAAACGGATGAGAATCGCTTTCGGCGAGGATCCCGTAAAGTTCGTGCAAAAAATTGCATATACGATCCAACACTTTCTTCCTCCTTCTCCTTCCAAAGTTTGGGCGCTTCGACATCTTGCATTTCAAGCCTTACGAGTCGGTTTGAAAAAAGTGAATTCAGCGCCCGTCCTAGAAAGCACATTAGAAAATTTGCATGAACTTCCGACGATAAAATCCTGGCCGAAGGACGGAGGTAATTTTGTAACCTTACCTTTGGTTTATACGGAGAGTCCGAAAACGGGAAAAGGAAATCTCGGAATGTATCGGATCCAAATCCACGGACCGATGGAAACCGGAATGCACATCCAAATTCATAGGGGCGGTGGAAATCATTACTACGAAGCGGAAAAAGAAGGAAAAGGATTACCGGTTCATATCTACGCTGGAGGTCCTCCCGGTCTTACGATCGCGGCTGTCGCTCCTCTTCCCGAGGAAATTAGCG
Coding sequences within:
- a CDS encoding LIC_11502 family protein, producing MQKELSERIKFPKTDLSLLPKNSGALPYSEVIGAIRLVTLPEEQLAKQIVFSSVVGALRGFQERDLKPFHANHKYIFGELSSEILNTMKDIGSIDQISNEERIKILKEAFEFGIRKVYHLEWKLYTSREIF
- the queG gene encoding tRNA epoxyqueuosine(34) reductase QueG — its product is MIESKELISELSPLIEECGFDFYGISEAVIPETDRKNILTWVQEGKHGKMDWYPKNMDLRLHFKNLGFEPKSVIALGTLYNDLDYDTISKTMSFRFSRYAIGEDYHRVIRRMANPLLQELRKKFPSNQFRQGVDSLPISEKVLAREAGLGWQAKNTNLIHPEFGSYFFISVILTDLPISVAKIPVKDRCGTCNACIDACPTNALAPYQIDAGKCISHHTLEDRSEKIPNTFGWIAGCDICQDVCPWNQVKARKKGIQTGREELKSRPIFKESPESILDLDQDGFESIFGDSAISRMNFKMFRRNVELAKEWALKNKTF
- a CDS encoding GAF domain-containing sensor histidine kinase, with the protein product MNSHFGSRESHPPIFHTNKFGEFLSSNPQFLTFLELESTEDNTTIFSESDSEIFAEFAKNAFEDKVIVSVDFRIPSGFIKRRSVFIRKIIQSEEVLEIEGVVLPEIPKAKRARGKKTIAVNRSYLIRNEVNQWILRSKSVQELYDGVCRILKAEENFGFVCFGSVESRKNIIFQVSYAGEDAFFLNTDSKTMNLGPGIKVLKTGQPLIIEDIQNEVDFDQWKEACLRFGYQSMGVFPVFLLSELISVLCIFSKEKYYFLEDEAGIYIEIVKDLALGLKNIRESEQRFLAVNALRESDERFQAIFETVVDAIIMITPNGSILMFNTAAEKMFGYSFTEVVGKNVNLLMPEPYHSEHDDYLKRYRETREKKIIGIGREVVGLRKDGTTFPIELAVSEFFQNQVQYFVGVIRDMSARKKSENDLREKTWALEELNRSLEARVDSEIQKRREQEKTMIVRSRLADMGEMIGNIAHQWRQPLNVIALCVQDLSYAFEDGELDEEYISDSTKKIMNLVEQMSGTIDDFRNYFRPNKTKEKFSLKSLIQKSFSLVSESLKNQNISIYFNPNEDYEVFGFPNEFSQVILNIIANSRDAIMESQPTDPSIHVDIRKEGDRKMVTIRDNGGGIEASALEKLFQPYFTTKDQGKGTGIGLYMSKSIIENNMGGKIQAYNSEEGAVMVIELP
- a CDS encoding response regulator, whose amino-acid sequence is MKRIALKILYIEDEELIRVMMVRFLERFLTSVRSAENGKVGWDVFLEYQPDVVITDIKMPLLDGIELTKKIREHDLNIPIAAMTAFSEPEIIEEARRAGANEVFIKPVNVERIKELLLTYEK
- a CDS encoding MBL fold metallo-hydrolase, whose translation is MSENDVAQAETQKNIQRELTLEIDTNYAVEIAEDIYWIGFYDQKESLHCNPYMIKNGDSTILIDPGSIPDFPVVARKVFSLVAPNSIETIILQHQDPDLCANVPIFEDLSGDSPVQIIAETRTVYLIKHYGVKGSVIRIGDELTYFSTPSGRELQFISTPFAHSPGAMITFDIKSRVLFTSDILGGLGREWSLYHDAKALDNMKAFMQAYIPSNLALRYALLKILSFDAEVIAPQHGQIIRKEQLPAIIDELWNLPCGLDLIKDDWIQKARKGELR
- a CDS encoding adenylate/guanylate cyclase domain-containing protein, producing MNELAEFAKNIALGTPEDIIQREEDYFRALSRIVRYRNKEALTREMMNHIVNSDRNRILEEKKKADVLLQNILPEYMIEELKLKGKVRPIQHENAVVILTDFVGFSDISRYMSPNELLKELSIYFDEFEKICTQHRIEKVKTIGDAFLAVGGLGGYKRTAKLDSLLASLKMMEYTENRKKERMKNGEDAWGLRIAIHSGTLIAGVVGHTKIAFDIWGHTVNLASRIETIGEPGKITVSKSIYNDVRDYFDCSYVGMKELKGVGSHDIYTIDSIKKKLASSESVSVPGPNFEKLYRALEKGKHIMLMDGKYHISNPSRPEKINVLTRD
- the mutY gene encoding A/G-specific adenine glycosylase; translated protein: MKLRKSLLSWFQKNKRNLPFRLNKNAYRIWVSEIMLQQTRVAAMLPIYETFLARFPNPSALQSASEDEVMKYWKGLGYYSRARNLKKGASLLVEKFAGEFPEKYEDALSIPGVGSYTASAVLSIAYGKPYAVLDGNVKRVLSRLFLIEQDPGLNSTNQLLGNLAQEFLTPESPGDHNEAMMELGALVCVPIPLCGSCPLAEHCEAKIAGREREIPVSKSVDNWIDLDLNFLFLKSKERLLLLKYPGRRFFKTIYSLPFRMEGKHPYETDPIVESLFDESKLNIHSNRVRHSITNHRIQLRFSERSEEDRTLIERTFSKNEDILFKWVREEDLKEEFPSSIAGKLIKLKNKTIKQPELPAGKI